In Actinobacillus indolicus, a single genomic region encodes these proteins:
- a CDS encoding pyridoxamine 5'-phosphate oxidase family protein yields the protein MQKRIFSFIQKKYLCTLCCSQNNLPWANAFYYVFDEENRRLIYVTGEQTYHSKVMQENPNVSGTIFTPTRFHPSLQGIQFTGKTKLLKGKEYETAKELYKKEYSHELIDKLSIWEVQLEYVRLIDNSLGLFSTVEWKRNESQNNIIPDNIPV from the coding sequence ATGCAAAAGCGCATCTTTTCTTTTATTCAAAAAAAATATCTCTGCACATTATGTTGTTCTCAAAATAATCTTCCATGGGCAAATGCATTTTATTATGTTTTTGATGAGGAAAATCGTCGCCTGATCTATGTTACTGGAGAACAAACTTATCATAGTAAGGTTATGCAAGAAAATCCTAATGTATCAGGAACGATATTTACTCCGACTCGTTTTCACCCTTCATTACAAGGGATTCAATTTACGGGAAAAACTAAACTTCTTAAGGGAAAAGAATACGAAACCGCAAAGGAATTATATAAAAAAGAATATTCCCATGAACTTATCGACAAACTATCCATTTGGGAAGTGCAATTAGAATACGTAAGGCTTATTGATAACTCATTAGGTTTATTTTCCACAGTAGAATGGAAAAGAAATGAATCTCAAAACAATATCATACCAGACAATATTCCTGTATAA
- a CDS encoding Dam family site-specific DNA-(adenine-N6)-methyltransferase gives MKQRAFLKWAGGKYRLTDEINRHLPKKACLVEPFVGAGSVFLNSNFERYILADINPDLINLFNVIKLDVEKYIREAKTLFNDPQANSAIFYYERRAEFNFSQDAFRRSVLFLYLNRFGFNGLCRYNQKHEYNVPFGDYKTHYFPEKELRSFAEKAQKAIFICADFHQVFQYLLENPDDYVVYCDPPYAPLNQETNFTHYAGGGFSLEQQIALAERAKQAQKAKIPVLISNHDTEFTRQIYRGAKIKKLKVQRHIGQSSDSRIKVDELFALFS, from the coding sequence ATGAAACAGCGAGCCTTTTTAAAATGGGCAGGTGGAAAATATCGCCTGACCGATGAAATTAATCGGCATTTGCCAAAAAAGGCTTGTCTTGTAGAGCCTTTTGTTGGTGCAGGCTCGGTGTTTCTTAATTCCAATTTTGAGCGTTATATTCTTGCGGATATTAATCCTGATCTGATTAATTTATTTAATGTAATTAAATTAGATGTGGAGAAGTATATTCGAGAAGCAAAAACGCTTTTTAACGATCCCCAAGCTAATAGTGCAATATTTTATTATGAGCGGCGTGCGGAATTTAATTTTTCTCAAGATGCATTTCGTCGTTCTGTTCTATTTCTCTATTTAAATCGTTTTGGTTTTAATGGGTTATGCCGTTATAACCAGAAACATGAATACAATGTGCCTTTTGGCGATTATAAAACACACTATTTCCCAGAAAAGGAGCTACGTTCTTTTGCAGAAAAGGCACAAAAAGCAATATTTATTTGTGCGGATTTTCATCAAGTCTTTCAATATTTGTTAGAGAATCCTGATGATTATGTGGTTTATTGTGATCCACCTTATGCTCCTCTGAACCAAGAAACCAATTTTACCCATTATGCGGGTGGTGGTTTCTCTCTTGAGCAGCAGATAGCGTTAGCTGAGAGAGCGAAACAAGCTCAGAAAGCTAAAATTCCTGTGCTCATTTCAAATCATGATACTGAGTTTACTCGGCAAATCTATCGTGGAGCGAAAATAAAGAAACTGAAAGTGCAACGTCATATTGGTCAATCCAGTGACTCTCGAATTAAAGTCGATGAACTTTTTGCTCTGTTCTCTTAA
- a CDS encoding LysR family transcriptional regulator, whose translation MKPIFLELRHLKTLQALKESGSVSLAAKRVHLTQSALSHQIKLLEDQYDLTLFERKTQPIRFTVAGERLVQLAYDILPKVMEAELDVARIKQGELGELRIAVECHTCFDWLMPAMDAFRKSWPLVELDIVSGFHTDTVGLLLTHRADWAVVSEIEEISGISYTPLFSYEMVAICSKDHPLAQKEVWEAEDFRDETLIHYPVPDDMLDLLRKVLFPAGINPARRTSELTIAIIQLVASKRGVAALPYWAVKPYLERGYVVARKITEYGLYSKLYSAIRENDANAAYITDFHNTVKSESFSSLPSLLVLE comes from the coding sequence ATGAAACCCATCTTCCTTGAACTTCGCCACCTAAAAACCCTACAAGCATTAAAAGAAAGTGGTAGCGTTTCTTTAGCAGCTAAACGTGTTCATTTAACACAGTCTGCACTCTCTCATCAAATCAAGCTATTGGAAGACCAATACGACCTCACTTTATTTGAACGAAAAACGCAACCTATTCGTTTCACCGTTGCTGGAGAACGTTTAGTTCAGCTTGCTTATGACATTTTACCTAAAGTTATGGAAGCTGAATTAGATGTTGCACGCATTAAACAAGGGGAATTAGGAGAATTAAGAATTGCAGTGGAGTGCCATACTTGTTTTGATTGGCTCATGCCTGCGATGGACGCATTCCGTAAAAGTTGGCCGCTTGTAGAATTAGATATCGTATCTGGATTCCATACGGATACGGTTGGGCTATTACTCACTCACCGAGCAGATTGGGCTGTCGTATCTGAAATAGAAGAAATTTCAGGAATATCCTATACCCCCCTTTTTTCTTACGAAATGGTTGCGATTTGCTCTAAAGATCATCCTTTAGCACAAAAAGAAGTATGGGAAGCTGAAGATTTCCGTGATGAGACTTTAATTCACTATCCTGTACCCGATGATATGCTCGATTTATTACGAAAAGTCCTTTTTCCTGCTGGTATCAATCCTGCACGTAGAACAAGCGAGCTAACTATTGCAATTATTCAATTAGTCGCAAGTAAACGTGGCGTTGCAGCATTACCCTATTGGGCGGTAAAACCTTATTTAGAAAGGGGCTATGTCGTTGCTCGTAAAATTACAGAGTATGGTCTATATAGTAAACTTTATAGTGCTATACGAGAAAACGATGCAAATGCGGCATATATTACGGATTTTCATAATACTGTAAAATCTGAAAGTTTTAGCTCACTTCCTAGCCTACTTGTTTTAGAATAA
- the pyrG gene encoding glutamine hydrolyzing CTP synthase has product MATNYIFVTGGVVSSLGKGIAAASLASILEARGLDVTIMKLDPYINVDPGTMSPTQHGEVFVTQDGAETDLDLGHYERFIRTKMTKANNFTSGKIYSEVLRKERRGDYLGATIQVIPHITNEIKARVIEGGKGHDVAIVEVGGTVGDIESLPFLEALRQLAVDVGREKTLFMHLTLVPYIPTAGEVKTKPTQHSVKELLSIGIQPDVLICRSDRMIPANERAKIALFCNVPERAVISLKDVDSIYRIPALLKSQGLDDFVCDRFRLTCKEADLSEWEQVLYQQANPTGEVTIGMVGKYVELPDAYKSVNEALKHAGLKNRLTVNIKYIDSQDIETKGVEVLQGVDAILVPGGFGYRGVEGKIRTAQYARENKIPYLGICLGMQIALIEYARNVAGLTQANSSEFDKDCPQPVVGLITEWQDESGNVETRSDESDLGGTMRLGAQQCHLIEGTKAREVYGAETIVERHRHRYEVNNTLLPQIEAAGLKVSGLSADRKLVEIIEVPNHPWFIAAQFHPEFTSTPRDGHPLFEGFVKAAKEHQGKNA; this is encoded by the coding sequence ATGGCAACGAATTATATTTTCGTGACGGGCGGTGTTGTTTCTTCTTTAGGAAAAGGCATTGCGGCTGCGTCGTTAGCATCAATTCTTGAAGCGCGTGGCTTAGATGTCACTATTATGAAGCTTGATCCTTATATCAATGTCGATCCAGGTACGATGAGTCCAACGCAACACGGTGAAGTATTCGTGACTCAAGACGGTGCAGAAACGGATTTAGACTTAGGTCACTATGAGCGTTTTATCCGTACCAAAATGACCAAAGCGAACAACTTTACAAGCGGTAAGATCTACTCAGAAGTTTTGCGTAAAGAGCGTCGTGGTGACTATTTAGGTGCAACGATCCAAGTTATTCCACATATTACGAACGAAATCAAAGCACGCGTGATTGAAGGTGGTAAAGGTCACGATGTTGCAATCGTTGAAGTGGGTGGCACTGTAGGCGATATTGAATCGTTACCGTTCTTGGAAGCATTACGTCAATTAGCCGTTGATGTAGGTCGCGAAAAAACGTTGTTTATGCACTTAACCCTTGTGCCATATATCCCAACGGCAGGTGAAGTGAAAACCAAGCCAACACAGCACTCAGTGAAAGAGTTGCTCTCTATCGGTATTCAACCGGATGTGTTGATCTGCCGTTCAGATCGTATGATCCCAGCAAATGAACGTGCGAAAATCGCGTTATTCTGTAATGTTCCTGAGCGTGCGGTTATTTCTCTTAAAGATGTTGATTCTATCTACCGTATTCCAGCGTTATTAAAATCGCAAGGTTTAGACGATTTCGTTTGTGATCGCTTCCGCTTAACTTGCAAAGAAGCAGATTTATCTGAATGGGAACAAGTGCTTTACCAACAAGCAAACCCAACGGGTGAAGTGACTATTGGTATGGTCGGTAAATATGTTGAGTTACCAGACGCTTACAAATCGGTCAATGAAGCATTAAAACACGCAGGCTTGAAAAATCGTTTAACGGTGAACATTAAATATATTGATTCACAAGATATAGAAACCAAAGGTGTTGAAGTGTTACAAGGGGTTGATGCGATTTTAGTCCCTGGCGGTTTTGGCTATCGTGGTGTGGAAGGGAAAATCCGTACTGCACAATATGCGCGTGAAAATAAAATTCCATACTTGGGTATTTGTTTAGGTATGCAAATTGCATTGATTGAATACGCTCGTAATGTTGCAGGTTTAACCCAAGCGAACTCATCAGAGTTTGATAAAGACTGCCCACAACCTGTCGTTGGTTTAATTACCGAATGGCAAGATGAATCAGGGAATGTTGAGACTCGCTCAGATGAATCAGATTTAGGCGGTACAATGCGTTTAGGCGCACAACAATGCCACTTAATCGAAGGCACAAAAGCACGCGAAGTGTATGGGGCTGAAACGATCGTTGAACGCCACCGCCACCGCTATGAAGTAAACAATACATTACTTCCACAAATTGAAGCTGCAGGCTTGAAAGTGAGCGGTTTATCGGCAGATCGTAAATTAGTCGAAATCATTGAAGTGCCAAACCACCCTTGGTTTATCGCAGCACAATTCCACCCAGAATTTACTTCTACTCCACGTGACGGACATCCGTTATTTGAAGGATTTGTAAAAGCAGCGAAAGAGCATCAAGGTAAAAACGCTTAA
- a CDS encoding sodium-dependent transporter, with protein sequence MNTQPQERQSWSNRLAYIMTVAGATVGFGATWRFPYLVGENGGGAYVALFCIAMIVIGIPMILVENVIGRRMRVNAIDAFTGKANGKAIHPAWKILGYMGLLGSFGILAYYMVLGGWVLNYIGSLVTGGLDLSSPVTVETTSAYFKESIFNSPVTILAYTGLFVLVNYFILVKGIVDGIERSVKYLMPLLFIFLIIMVIRNVTLPGAAEGIKFYLMPDFSKITPQLFVFVLGQVFFALSLGFGVLITLSSYLDKKENLVRTATITGVLNTVIAVMAGFMIFPSLFSFGIAPNSGPTLVFQSLPIVFSNMWGGTIFAIIFFGLLVVAALTTSLTIYEVIITALQEKTKMSRKMAIFWTLTLIFILGNVPSVLGDNVWKDVTIMGKSIFDAFDYISGNILFILTALGSAIFVGFVLKDEAKEELGAGKTLTNLWFNYVRFVIPLIILVIFFKSL encoded by the coding sequence ATGAATACACAACCCCAAGAACGCCAATCGTGGTCAAATCGATTGGCATATATTATGACCGTAGCAGGTGCAACCGTTGGTTTTGGTGCAACGTGGCGTTTCCCTTATTTAGTCGGAGAAAATGGTGGCGGAGCTTATGTAGCCTTATTTTGTATCGCAATGATCGTTATCGGTATTCCGATGATCTTAGTAGAAAATGTGATTGGTCGCCGTATGCGAGTAAATGCCATTGATGCCTTTACTGGAAAAGCGAATGGTAAAGCCATTCACCCTGCGTGGAAAATCTTGGGTTATATGGGATTGTTAGGATCTTTTGGTATCCTTGCTTACTATATGGTGCTTGGTGGTTGGGTATTAAATTATATCGGCAGTCTTGTGACAGGCGGTTTAGATCTCTCATCACCTGTTACCGTAGAAACCACATCTGCCTATTTCAAAGAGAGTATTTTCAACAGCCCGGTTACCATTCTGGCTTATACAGGCTTGTTTGTCTTAGTAAACTACTTCATCTTAGTCAAAGGCATAGTTGATGGTATTGAGCGTTCGGTTAAATATTTGATGCCTTTACTCTTTATTTTCTTAATCATTATGGTGATCCGTAATGTCACTTTACCTGGGGCAGCGGAAGGGATTAAATTCTATTTAATGCCTGATTTCTCAAAAATTACACCGCAATTATTTGTCTTTGTATTAGGACAAGTCTTCTTTGCTCTGAGCTTAGGTTTCGGCGTATTAATTACCCTTTCAAGCTACTTAGACAAAAAAGAAAATCTGGTGAGAACAGCGACAATCACAGGGGTATTAAATACAGTAATTGCAGTAATGGCAGGCTTTATGATCTTCCCATCACTCTTTAGCTTTGGCATTGCCCCAAATTCAGGCCCAACTCTCGTCTTCCAAAGCCTACCGATTGTTTTCTCTAATATGTGGGGCGGTACGATCTTTGCCATTATTTTCTTTGGCTTATTAGTGGTTGCAGCATTAACGACTTCATTAACCATCTATGAAGTGATCATCACCGCGCTACAAGAAAAAACAAAAATGAGTAGAAAAATGGCGATATTTTGGACTTTAACACTCATCTTTATTTTAGGTAATGTGCCATCTGTTTTAGGTGATAATGTTTGGAAAGATGTCACCATTATGGGTAAAAGTATTTTTGATGCTTTTGATTATATTAGTGGAAATATTTTATTCATCCTTACTGCATTAGGTAGTGCTATTTTCGTTGGCTTTGTCTTAAAAGATGAAGCGAAGGAAGAGTTAGGGGCAGGGAAAACATTAACGAATTTGTGGTTTAATTACGTTCGTTTCGTCATTCCACTTATTATCCTTGTGATTTTCTTTAAATCACTTTAA
- the aroB gene encoding 3-dehydroquinate synthase has translation MLQVNVELKERRYPISIGDGLLADPTSYHPLKSGDKVMIVSNPTVASHYLATVEQTLSAIGCKVDSVLIPDGEQHKNLDSLNLIFTALLEKNHNRDSVLIALGGGVIGDVAGYAAASYQRGIRFIQIPTTLLAQVDSSVGGKTAVNHPLGKNMIGAFYQPISVIVDTNTLKTLPKREVSAGLAEVIKYGAIFDIQFFEWLELHIDDLVSLEQSALEYCIQRCCQLKADVVARDETEKGDRALLNLGHTFGHAIEAHLGYGNWLHGEAVAVGMLEAAALSHILGDLTEQDVARLEKLIARATLPTISPDGMQPEEYLPYMWRDKKVLSGQLRLILLKSLGKAYVTAQATENQVLDAIRRFTQF, from the coding sequence ATGTTGCAAGTCAATGTGGAATTAAAAGAGCGTCGTTATCCTATTTCAATAGGTGACGGATTATTAGCAGATCCAACGAGTTATCATCCATTAAAGTCAGGAGATAAAGTGATGATCGTGTCTAATCCAACGGTTGCTTCCCATTATCTTGCAACGGTAGAACAAACGCTAAGTGCTATTGGCTGTAAAGTCGATTCAGTGTTGATTCCCGATGGTGAGCAACATAAAAACCTTGATTCACTCAATCTTATTTTTACCGCATTACTTGAAAAAAATCATAATCGTGATTCAGTATTAATTGCGTTAGGTGGTGGTGTTATTGGTGATGTAGCAGGATATGCTGCAGCGTCTTATCAACGAGGTATCCGTTTTATTCAAATTCCTACCACCTTATTGGCACAAGTGGACTCTTCCGTTGGAGGAAAAACGGCAGTAAACCACCCGCTTGGTAAAAATATGATTGGGGCATTTTATCAGCCCATTTCGGTTATTGTTGATACAAATACCTTAAAAACCTTGCCCAAACGTGAAGTGAGTGCAGGCTTAGCGGAAGTAATCAAATATGGTGCGATTTTTGATATTCAATTTTTTGAATGGCTTGAACTGCATATTGATGATCTCGTTTCCCTTGAACAGTCTGCGTTAGAGTATTGTATTCAACGTTGTTGCCAACTGAAAGCCGATGTGGTGGCTCGTGATGAAACAGAAAAAGGCGATCGTGCTTTGTTAAATTTGGGTCACACCTTTGGACACGCTATTGAAGCACACCTAGGCTATGGTAACTGGTTACATGGGGAAGCGGTTGCCGTTGGGATGCTTGAAGCAGCAGCCTTATCTCATATTCTTGGTGATCTCACGGAACAAGATGTAGCTCGTTTAGAAAAATTGATTGCTCGTGCAACGTTGCCAACGATTTCACCAGATGGTATGCAACCTGAAGAATATTTGCCTTATATGTGGCGAGATAAGAAAGTATTAAGCGGTCAGTTGCGCTTGATTTTATTAAAATCACTTGGTAAGGCTTATGTTACTGCTCAAGCGACAGAAAACCAAGTTTTAGATGCCATTCGTCGATTTACTCAATTCTAA